In the Kribbella sp. NBC_00482 genome, one interval contains:
- a CDS encoding DUF3105 domain-containing protein gives MGKASSQKQSRREMIEKMQREQVASDRRRTILIVVCSIVVGLAIIAYPAIRLIQDSRTKNQALTDFGVASSAASCDAATNDVAGGTQDHRPDGEKILYAVSPPSSGPHYAVWAPFDKKFYSESDRPAVENLVHNLEHGYTILWYRDTLPKDQIDQIEKIAKSKLPDSSLNKLIAAPFKQDEGKAWPDGKNLAFAHWSGPDSAQKSFGHRQFCGSVSGEALKQFMEKYPATDAQEPNGG, from the coding sequence GTGGGTAAAGCGTCGTCGCAGAAACAGTCGCGCCGCGAGATGATCGAGAAGATGCAGCGCGAGCAGGTCGCTTCGGACCGCCGCCGCACGATCCTCATCGTGGTGTGCTCCATCGTGGTCGGCCTGGCCATCATCGCCTACCCGGCGATCAGGCTGATCCAGGACTCCCGGACCAAGAACCAGGCCCTGACCGACTTCGGTGTCGCCTCGAGCGCGGCCTCCTGCGACGCGGCCACCAACGACGTGGCCGGCGGTACCCAGGACCACCGCCCCGACGGCGAGAAGATCCTGTACGCCGTGTCCCCGCCGTCCTCGGGCCCGCACTACGCGGTCTGGGCGCCGTTCGACAAGAAGTTCTACTCCGAGAGCGACCGGCCCGCGGTGGAGAACCTCGTGCACAACCTCGAGCACGGCTACACGATCCTCTGGTACCGGGACACGCTGCCGAAGGACCAGATCGACCAGATCGAGAAGATCGCCAAGTCGAAGCTGCCCGACAGCTCGCTGAACAAGCTCATCGCCGCACCGTTCAAGCAGGACGAGGGCAAGGCCTGGCCGGACGGCAAGAACCTCGCCTTCGCGCACTGGAGCGGCCCCGACTCCGCCCAGAAGTCCTTCGGCCACCGCCAGTTCTGCGGCTCCGTCAGCGGCGAGGCCCTCAAACAGTTCATGGAGAAATACCCAGCCACCGACGCCCAAGAACCCAACGGCGGCTGA
- a CDS encoding coenzyme F420-0:L-glutamate ligase, producing the protein MRKHLEIFPVTGLPEVAAGNDLAALIAEGADLRDGDIVSVTSKIVSKAEGRLTHGSRQDAIDAELVRVVAQRGETRIVQTRHGLVMAAAGTDTSNTAPGTVLLLPVDPDASARDLRSALKERYDVNVGIIVTDTLGRPWRNGQTDLAIGAAGVRVVEDLRGTTDSHGNVLAVTEPALADEIAGASELVKGKADGVPVAVLRGLEDAVLPVGEHGPGARALVRDAELDMFSLGTREAARAAVLDRQPPAGPRSVDPVVWSGLLADVDGVRLEAGDNAVTVFGDEPVTVGMVAERLAVLLHAEGYGVAVRPGPGSEATVTFGSRSR; encoded by the coding sequence ATGAGGAAGCACCTGGAGATCTTCCCGGTGACCGGACTGCCCGAGGTGGCGGCCGGCAACGACCTGGCCGCGCTGATCGCCGAAGGCGCCGACCTGCGCGACGGTGACATCGTCTCGGTGACGTCGAAGATCGTCAGCAAGGCGGAGGGCCGGCTGACGCACGGCAGCCGCCAGGACGCGATCGACGCCGAGCTCGTGCGGGTCGTCGCGCAGCGCGGTGAGACGCGAATCGTGCAGACCCGGCACGGCCTGGTGATGGCCGCGGCCGGGACGGACACGTCCAACACCGCGCCCGGCACGGTCCTGCTGCTCCCGGTGGACCCCGACGCGTCGGCCCGCGACCTGCGGAGCGCCCTGAAGGAGCGGTACGACGTCAACGTCGGCATCATCGTCACGGACACGCTCGGCCGCCCGTGGCGCAACGGTCAGACCGACCTGGCGATCGGCGCCGCCGGCGTCCGCGTCGTGGAGGACCTGCGCGGTACGACGGACAGTCACGGCAACGTCCTCGCGGTGACCGAGCCGGCGCTGGCCGACGAGATCGCAGGCGCCAGCGAACTGGTCAAGGGCAAGGCGGACGGCGTGCCGGTCGCCGTACTGCGTGGACTCGAGGACGCCGTACTGCCCGTCGGTGAGCACGGGCCGGGCGCGCGGGCGCTGGTGCGGGACGCCGAGCTCGACATGTTCAGCCTGGGGACGCGGGAGGCCGCGCGGGCCGCCGTACTCGATCGGCAACCGCCGGCGGGGCCGCGTTCAGTCGATCCGGTGGTGTGGTCCGGGCTGCTGGCCGACGTTGACGGTGTGCGGCTCGAGGCGGGTGACAACGCTGTCACGGTGTTCGGCGACGAGCCGGTGACCGTGGGAATGGTCGCGGAACGGCTGGCTGTCCTGCTGCATGCCGAGGGGTACGGCGTGGCGGTGCGTCCGGGTCCGGGCAGCGAGGCGACGGTCACGTTCGGCTCACGGTCCCGATAG
- a CDS encoding NAD(+)/NADH kinase, with amino-acid sequence MAVETAETVRRWAAAHSIGCTDIDVWTDRERRTGTDELHHAGEPDLVVTLGGDGTFLRGARIAAKNNAAVLGVDLGKVGFLTEVACKDVEEALEAVHHGGATYEERMTLTMRASRPLEIPEGIESLLRYGHGPALPPPPVRHEMGEGDGWGMALDVTALNDVVVEKLARDHQVALGVYLSGRLLASYSADAVIVATPTGSTAYSFAAGGPILSPNTEAIVFTPVAPHMTFNRTVVAAPDEPIALRVLPHSGQAAVSIDGQLRGVLDPGDWIGVYGSPQRLRLVRLRPTDFYGRLRDRFHLTDAPATELDGQSELFWQPSDTPIPPDLKHLRIPQSPGDDR; translated from the coding sequence GTGGCGGTTGAGACCGCGGAGACGGTACGTCGGTGGGCGGCGGCGCACTCCATCGGGTGCACGGATATCGACGTGTGGACGGATCGGGAACGGCGTACCGGGACCGACGAGCTGCACCACGCCGGGGAGCCGGATCTCGTGGTCACGCTCGGGGGTGACGGGACGTTCCTGCGCGGTGCGCGGATTGCGGCGAAGAACAACGCCGCCGTCCTCGGGGTGGATCTCGGGAAGGTCGGCTTCCTCACCGAGGTCGCGTGCAAGGACGTCGAGGAGGCGCTCGAGGCGGTGCACCACGGCGGTGCGACGTACGAGGAACGGATGACGCTGACGATGCGGGCGTCGCGGCCGTTGGAGATCCCTGAGGGTATTGAGTCCCTGCTGCGATACGGGCACGGGCCGGCGTTGCCTCCGCCGCCGGTACGGCACGAGATGGGTGAGGGCGACGGCTGGGGGATGGCCCTCGACGTGACCGCGTTGAACGACGTCGTGGTGGAGAAGCTCGCGCGGGATCACCAGGTGGCGCTCGGGGTGTACCTGTCCGGTCGGCTGCTCGCGTCGTACTCCGCCGATGCGGTGATCGTCGCGACGCCGACCGGGTCGACGGCGTACAGCTTCGCCGCCGGCGGGCCGATCCTGTCGCCGAACACCGAGGCGATCGTGTTCACTCCGGTTGCACCGCACATGACCTTCAATCGCACGGTCGTCGCGGCGCCGGACGAGCCGATCGCGCTGCGGGTGCTGCCGCACTCGGGGCAGGCCGCGGTCAGCATCGACGGGCAGCTGCGCGGCGTCCTCGATCCGGGGGACTGGATCGGGGTGTACGGGTCGCCGCAGCGACTGCGGTTGGTACGACTGCGCCCGACGGACTTCTACGGACGGCTGCGCGACCGCTTCCACCTCACGGACGCACCCGCGACGGAGCTCGACGGACAGTCCGAACTCTTCTGGCAACCCTCGGACACACCCATACCCCCAGACCTCAAGCACCTCAGGATTCCGCAGTCGCCTGGTGACGACCGGTAG
- a CDS encoding mannose-1-phosphate guanylyltransferase gives MRNVVILAGGSGTRLWPMSRDDRPKQVLPLAAGQSLLRVAFNRLRGLVEPENIYVCTVGAYTDVVRKELPELGEHNIIGEPARRDTANAVGLASAVVARNDPDAVVAFVGSDHLISPEDKFREAIEHGFEVVEARGRSLVTFGIEPTHPHTGLGYIERGAPIEGTSAYVVDRFREKPDRATAEEYLATGRFWWNSGMFVWQASTVLNVLDTLLPESASRLREVAAVWDTPEREATLAEIYPNLRKISVDYAVMEPASQGKVDADVVVVPMPVHWLDVGSWAALADTYDADPNGNRTDSVTLSCLLDSHDNIIVTDDPNHLVATVGLRSHIIVHTQDVTMVCPLSDGERVKDLVARVQSDHANYI, from the coding sequence ATGCGAAACGTGGTGATCCTGGCGGGTGGTTCAGGGACGCGGTTGTGGCCGATGTCCAGAGACGACAGGCCGAAGCAGGTGCTGCCGCTGGCGGCGGGGCAATCGCTGCTGCGGGTGGCGTTCAATCGGCTGCGCGGACTGGTCGAGCCGGAGAACATCTACGTGTGCACGGTCGGTGCGTACACGGACGTCGTACGCAAGGAGCTGCCGGAGCTCGGCGAGCACAACATCATCGGTGAGCCGGCCCGCCGGGACACCGCGAACGCCGTTGGTCTCGCGTCCGCTGTGGTTGCGCGGAACGATCCGGATGCGGTGGTCGCGTTCGTCGGATCGGATCACCTGATCAGCCCGGAGGACAAGTTCCGAGAGGCGATCGAGCACGGGTTCGAGGTGGTCGAGGCGCGCGGCCGGTCGCTGGTGACGTTCGGGATCGAGCCGACGCACCCGCACACCGGGCTCGGGTACATCGAGCGCGGGGCGCCGATCGAGGGTACGTCGGCGTACGTCGTGGATCGCTTCCGGGAGAAGCCCGACCGGGCGACGGCCGAGGAGTACCTGGCCACCGGGCGGTTCTGGTGGAACTCCGGGATGTTCGTCTGGCAAGCCTCCACGGTGCTGAACGTGCTCGACACGCTGCTGCCGGAGTCGGCCTCGCGGCTGCGTGAGGTCGCCGCGGTCTGGGACACCCCGGAGCGGGAGGCGACGCTCGCCGAGATCTACCCGAACCTGCGCAAGATCAGCGTCGACTACGCGGTCATGGAGCCCGCGTCCCAGGGCAAGGTCGACGCGGACGTCGTCGTCGTACCGATGCCCGTGCACTGGCTGGACGTCGGCTCGTGGGCCGCGCTCGCCGACACGTACGACGCCGACCCGAACGGCAACCGCACCGACAGCGTCACCCTGAGCTGCCTGCTCGACTCCCACGACAACATCATCGTCACCGACGACCCGAACCACCTGGTCGCCACCGTAGGCCTCCGCAGCCACATCATCGTCCACACCCAGGACGTCACCATGGTCTGCCCACTATCCGACGGCGAACGCGTAAAAGACCTGGTAGCCCGAGTCCAATCCGACCACGCGAACTACATCTAG
- the cofD gene encoding 2-phospho-L-lactate transferase, producing the protein MRLTVLAGGIGGSTFLLGLLKARPDAEITVVGNTADDITLFGLRVCPDLDTVMYTLGGGISEERKWGREDETWVIKEELAAYGVEPTWFGLGDRDVATHLVRTQMLDAGYTLSAVTEALSTRWKLPVRLLPMSDDRIETHVVVDDPEEPGRRKAIHFQEYWVRYQAGIPAHQIVAVGQDKAKPAPGVLEAIADCDVLIVPPSNPVVSVGTILGVPGIRDAVRETKAPVIGLSPIIGTGPVRGMADKVLATVGVASTASAVARYYGSRTSGGVLDGWLIDSSDAIQADSIAGAGIHVQAVPLWMTDETKTAAMADAALTLAEAVRR; encoded by the coding sequence ATGCGATTGACAGTGCTGGCCGGCGGCATCGGCGGCTCCACCTTCCTCCTCGGGCTGCTGAAGGCCCGTCCGGACGCCGAGATCACCGTCGTGGGGAACACCGCGGACGACATCACCCTGTTCGGGCTGCGGGTCTGTCCCGACCTCGACACCGTGATGTACACGCTCGGCGGTGGCATCTCGGAGGAGCGGAAATGGGGCCGTGAGGACGAGACCTGGGTGATCAAGGAGGAGCTCGCGGCGTACGGCGTGGAACCGACCTGGTTCGGGCTCGGCGACCGGGACGTGGCGACGCACCTGGTGCGCACCCAGATGCTGGACGCCGGATACACGCTCAGTGCAGTCACCGAGGCGCTGTCCACGCGCTGGAAGCTGCCGGTCCGGCTGCTGCCGATGAGCGACGACCGGATCGAGACCCACGTGGTGGTGGACGACCCGGAGGAGCCCGGGCGGCGCAAGGCCATTCATTTCCAGGAGTACTGGGTCCGTTATCAGGCCGGGATCCCCGCGCACCAGATCGTTGCCGTCGGCCAGGACAAGGCCAAGCCCGCACCCGGCGTACTCGAGGCGATCGCGGACTGCGACGTACTGATCGTGCCGCCGTCCAACCCGGTGGTGTCGGTCGGCACGATCCTCGGCGTCCCCGGGATCCGGGACGCGGTCCGGGAGACGAAGGCCCCGGTCATCGGGCTGTCGCCGATCATCGGCACCGGTCCGGTCCGTGGAATGGCGGACAAGGTGCTGGCCACCGTCGGTGTGGCCTCCACGGCGTCGGCCGTGGCCCGGTACTACGGCTCCCGCACGTCCGGCGGCGTACTGGACGGCTGGCTGATCGACTCCTCCGACGCGATCCAGGCGGATTCGATCGCCGGGGCCGGAATTCACGTGCAGGCGGTGCCGTTGTGGATGACGGACGAGACCAAAACCGCCGCGATGGCTGACGCGGCACTGACCCTCGCGGAGGCCGTACGGCGATGA